The Polyodon spathula isolate WHYD16114869_AA chromosome 10, ASM1765450v1, whole genome shotgun sequence genome contains the following window.
acaaacaagtagaaatacatttaaaaatcaccCAAAATGCACTGCAATCAATCAGCCACGCTGTATTGTAATCAATCCACATTGTGCTGCTGGTGTGATCGTGAAGGTTAGGGTTTAGGAAGATTTGCAATACCACTCTACACCCAGGAGACATCAAACAAGTCATGGGAAGTTACAGCTTtgccagagatggaaataaggctcccactGCATAGCTGCTTGACCCATTTCCTGGTTTCaccacgagtttaataagacacatctatacattgtggctaatcaagctcatagtaaaacctggaatgggtgaaaaactgctttgcaacaggagtcttattcacATCCCTGTAGCGTATTCTGATGCTTGAAAAACACATCTGAAAAAAGGACCCAAGTATACTTAACCAAACCACAAATTCCCTTTGCCATAATTATATTTTGCACAATGCAGGTAGTTTATTTAAATCACGACTGCTCATTTAAATGAGATATGTTGGAAATATCCTTGGAGGTACACTGTGTTTTGGGCGCTGTTAGTAACAGCAGTTTATTCTAGATCAGCCAAGTGTGTGATTGATCCGAATGCAGGCGTCTGTACCTTGTGTTTGGTCTTGGGGAAGGAGTGTGGCAGCTGTGCGTCCAGTTTCTTATTTTTGGGGGTCTGAGCCTTGTTCTCTTCCTCACTCTCCGACGAAGAGTCAGCatcttttttccttttctctgCTGTGcctgttttcaaaatgaaacGCATGAAAATATTACAATGTATAAGCTTCTCGATTTACTCAGATTTGTAAAACGTTTATGTAAACTACAAGCAACAATCTGCTCTTACACACTTGAGCACTCGAGTACTGCCTGGAGGTGTGCGCAATTTCTGAAAAAACTGTCCAAGGGACAAAaggctagaaaaatctacttgtgtgttttgtgtgacagTAGACTATAAAGtttatgattttggttttattgaacagaacacaatcaatcaattggtGATTAACAGGGGTAGATCTAGCCTTGTCGCTTGACTGGGTCACTacattcttcaagatacacaaaaggttccctgtgaccccgcCTCACCTCAACACAAGTATAACATACTTTAacgaaatgttcctttcagtgcagtttggaacacatttgctggtAAATTTAACATACCAAGAGCACAACTACAagaagcaatacttgggagttatttcaaacagacgagacacagcatgagccagattgcagcagggatgaagaaacatttgcattAATCAACATTTGGTCTgactgttcaatccagagaagcttggatgaacGAGTCAGTAATAAGCTGCCtccggggcattgatatgtgGATTGTGTACTTGAGTCtatcacccaggtcaaccctgctttatcagaaGCAGTGTGAAATAGCATACCTGACACgtatgacaccgggtcctgactcGGGCAGGTTTTGACCCGGGCTTAACTAGTACAACTGCAATAACTAACACAACTATAATACTGTAACTAGTACTAATATTCAATAACTACAGTAATACACAGAAGATTTTGTACTCAATTACAGATTTGGTTTTAAAATCAGAGAATTCCACTACAGTACAGTGTTATTGACGCtgcatttgtgattttattttcacttcCCAGTATGTGTGGCACTGTCCTGGGTGTGAACAGCATCACCGATTCCGGCAGCTCTCCAGCCACTTAACCTAATGTTCGTATTCACAGAGATCAGCAAAATCTTCATCAGCCACTTGGCATTTGATAGGGGATCAGATTACttccaattttttatttaatttatttttttaaatttggagtTGTCAATTATTTTCCCACAATTCCAAGACATGCACTACCGGCAGTGACAAAACAAGGTTTCGTACTGGCGATCtaaagctatagggcgcatcctgcactccacgtggagtgcctttactggatgctccTCTTGGGAGCCCCCAAATTACTTCAGTTTTTTACATATTgcactgcagtacaatactgttaGTTCAATACCATTTTGGTATACATTAAATTTCACAAGTTCGTGAGAAAGGAAATTTGCGATATGCAAAACTCAAAAAcgggatgtacagtatatagaccTTAACTAGAATAAAAGTGTGTAACTCTACCGTTTGTAGTGGAGGTTGCCACTGGTTTCGCTTTTGCCTTCTCTTCCTCTGACGAGCTGTCCTCAGAGGAGCTGCTCTCCTGCTTCTTCTTTGCCGAAGTTGCTGGGGATTTCTTGGCCGAAGCTGCCGGGGATTTCTTTGCCGCGGTGGGCGTCACTGCCGGAGCCGCAGCCTTGCCTTTCTTCTGCAGAGCCTTCTCATCCTCTGAATCAGAGCTGCTCTCACTGCTGCTGGACTCTGCTGCTGGCTTCTTTGCAGAAGCGGGTGTTTGCTTGGGCGTGGCTGACTTCACTGCAGCGGGGGTCTTTGGGGTTGCGGGCTTCCCGCtgagctgctgcttcttcttcttcttctcgcTCTCCGACTCGGAGCTGTCAGACTCTGAGCTGCTGCTTTCTTGCTTTTTTGTGGCGGTGGGCTTCACAGGGGTGGTTTTTGCTGCCGCCGCTGGTTTCTGTTTTGGTGCTTCCTCCTCACTGTCCGACGAGCTGCTGCTGCTCGACTCTTTGGCTACAGCTGCGGGAGGCTTTCCTTTGGCAGCTTTAGGGCTCTTGGCGACGGGCTTGGCGACGGGCTTGGCAGCGGGCTTGGCAGCGGGCTTTTTCTCCTCCTCATCCGAAGAGCTGTCCGACTCAGAGCTGCTCTCCACGGCCACTGTCTTTTTGCCGGTGGCTGGCGTGGCAGGTTTAGATCCTGGTGTTTTAGCTGCGGCTGGTTTTGCAGGTTTCTTCTTAGCTTCCTCTTCAGAGTCGCTGGAGCTGCTGTCTGAATCAGAGCTGCTGGCTGCTTTCTTGGCAGGAGCAGGTGATTTGGGTTTGGCTGCCGGTGTAGCTGGTTTAGAAGCAGGTTTGGTAGCTGGTTTTGCTGGTGCCTCGTCCTCAGAGCTGTCTGAGATGGGGGGGAATTGTAAAGGGAGTTGGGTTGATACTGTACTGTGCTTGCAACATTCATATCTCCTCTGCAAAGTACATACATATAATAGAAACCCCGATTTTTTCAGTTGTGGTTCAATCTACATGGATTGTGAGCTGAATTAATTCTTGTATCAAAGCAAAGTTTCAAAAGAATAAGCTTTCGGCAGCGCAAGACAGAAACTAGATTCTTGAACTGACAATTAGATGCCCAGTTCTCTCGGCAGTTTGTAAATGTACTACCCTGTTTCCAGTCCAGGGGTATGCATCCCCATGCTAACCCGTCTAAGCCCTATGCCAGGCTTGATCATTGCCCAGGAGTCGCAGTGTGTTACCTGAGCTGTCGGAGGAGGATTCTTTCTTGGCTGCAGCTGGTTTAGCAGGCGTGGCTTTAGCAGGCGTGGCCTTCTTAGGGGCTGCCTTCTCATCCTCAGAGCTTGAGTCTGTCAGAAAACAAGACAGACACGAAACAGTGAAGTCAGTCAACACAGAAGACTAGACACCAACTACAGGACCCAAATGGAAAGGTGAAACAGTCCCTTTATAAGACAGGCCGTGAGCTAGCAGCATGGCTAAGGACACTGTCTATTTCTCATTGTCTGGATTACTTTATGATGAAGCCCAATAAGAGAGATatatatctatccatctatctataaTAGATCTATATATTAGATATCAAcagagtgtatatatataatagatcttTACCTGTATTTATATAATAGTCTATCtgtagataaatatatatatatgatatataatatatatatatatatatatattatgtctatctgtagataatatatatatatactatatatatatatatatattatatatatatatatatatatatatatatatatatatctacagtatctgtattattatatatatatatatatatatatatatatatatagagagagagagagagagagagagagagagagagagagagatctaatatatatatatatatatatatatatatatatatatatatagatatctttttttttttttttttttaaagcccagtGTTTTCCAGGACTTAACAAAACCAACCAATTCAAATTAGATTGTTTGTGCTCCTTTTTCATTCTCAGTAAATTGCAAATGCCCTATACATTACACTGTATAAGGGACTCAATGTAATGAGTACATCACACACCTTCAAAAATACTAGGAGGATTTCTTTGTTATGTATGAGGGGCACAGTATTCTTGGATAAtagtacctattttttttttttttttttaaatatacaattgaTGAGCGTTCTAATCTAAAAATGACTTCATTACAAAAGTAAAACCCTGAGGTAGCACTGAACAGAAGTTATATAAATACAGCTTTTGAAGGCCAACTATAAAAACGCAGATTTCCTTTTGTCTCACTACACACAGCACGAGTTACCTGAACTGTCTGAACTTGACTCCTTTTTCTTTGAAGCTGCTGCTTTTGGTGTTGCGGCTGCTGGTTTAACAGGTGTAGTTttagctgaaataaaacaaaatgagtttAGTCTACAGGCAAGTACCACAGCATGGACTGCTGCAAATCCATGTGGCCGGATCACCCCCAAGATAACAGTAAAGAAACTAACTGAAGCTGTGCAGCTCACCGGCTGACTTCTTCGTTgcagtctccttcttactcgcAGGCTTCTTGGTGGAGGGCTTCTGCTGTGTGGGAGGGGGGACGGCACTGTAGGGTCCTGGAAGAAAAAAATCCCTGTTAGAGGCGCAGCTGCCCTGCTAGTACCTGCTCTAGATTAAATCAAGCCAGAGTTTGCACTTAACCAAGCGAGAACATGTCTTTCATTCACCTGCCAGGGAGGAGTTATTAATTTAATACCACTCAATCCTTGCTCCAGATCACTTACCCAGACGAGCACCGAGGGGTCACACTGCCTCCTCTCACTTGtagattttcttttattcttattATAAACTTTAATAGAAGGCATTTCTGAAACCAAGGgtacaggttttcttttttttttttttaaccctaaattCCTGCACTCAAAAGCTCTACTGATGCCTGAGCCACTCATTTACATGACAACTTGTGCTGCACTGAAAGCTTACATTTTCAGATAAATCAAGCAATTATAGAAAAACAGGTTTTAGAATTGTTAGAAACTATGGAAAACGACTGGCAATATCTTGAAACTCCTCAAAATGGATCTGAGAGCACTGTGCACAAACTGTACTTGTCTGGCAATACCACTTTTCCTGTACACCATATGCCTACCACTCGGACCCGcccgcctcccctcccctcccctcaccaGGCTTTGGTTTCTTGCTGGGGGCACTCTCCTCCTCGTCAGAGGAGTCCTCGCTGCTGGACTCTGCGGCTCCCCCTTTGACAGGGGTAGATTTTGCAGCGGCAGGTTTCACTGGGGTCTTCACAGAAGCAAGGGTCTTAGCTGGGGTGATGGTCTTCTGTGAGGGaataacaaaagcaaacaaaaaaaaattattaataaccTTATACAGGAATCTACATGGATTAACTACGAACTGACACAATGTGTGAATTACCGAACGGTGAAATAGCAAGGAAGCGCTGTACTAATAGGGTTTAACTCAATCCGATGTCCCTCCAGTTGAAGGAATTACTCACCTTTGCAGGCGTCTCATCCTCAGAGTCGCTGGAATCGTCACTGCTGCTGTCTTCTTTAGCCTTGCCGTTGACAGCCGTGGGGGTAGCTGCTTTCTGAGCTGGCTTAGAGATGGCTGAGAAAGAGAAGCATCACTTTAAAGTGAGCTCTGAAATCCAGGGCTATGTGCAGGATTAATGTAAACTAGAGTTTCTATACCCTTATTGCACATTATTTAGGCAGTAGTAATCCAATTGGTATGCATGATCAAAGCTGCCGTTTACCTGCTTTAGAGACTGGCTTCCCGTCCTCCTCGCTGTCCGAATCCTCGCTGCTTGAACTAGAGTCCTTTTTCCTCGCCATTACAGGGGGGGTCTTGCTCGTAGCAGCCGTTGCAGGGGTGCTCTTCTGTGGGAGGAGTCGACAAAATAAATGATGATGCAGGTTAACATAAGgctctttttaaaaagcactgctgCTGTCTAATTTGATGCTTTCTACATCACAAGGGTTAACCAGCCAGCAGACGTGTCAAGTTCCTTATctaattcagggatggaaatcaagactcctattgcataacagttttacccattccaggttttaatacgaacttggttaaccacagtgtatagccaacaagctcaggtgagtcttattaaacttgtagcTAAAAACAAGAATGGACcaatctgctatgcaatgggagtcttatttccatccctgcaattgGATGAAACATTTAGTGATAGGATCTGACCAAACTCTGGCAAAAAGCATGTGGCCAAACAATGTGTAACAATACCCTAAGGACTGCTCACCTTGACTGGCTGCTTCTTCTCATCCTCCGAGTCGTCGCTAGAGTCATCGCTGCTAGATGCCGCTTTCTTGGTAGCTGGAGACTTAGCAGCAGGCTTAGCGGCTACAGGAGTGGCAGGTTTGCTCACTGCAAGAGATTTATtgcaggcattaaaaaaaaaaaagttttaaagcatGGTTAACTGAAATATATAGACCTATCTTTGCCCATTTAACTAGTTCCACACGCTGGTGACAGGCTGTACCTGCAGGTTTCTTCTTTGCTGGCTCATCCTCTTCACTGGAAGAGTCCTCACTGCTCGAGCTGTCCTCCTGCTTGGCTTTCTTCGCCGCTGGTCCATTGGTCACCGTCTTCCTTTTCTTAGCCTCGGGAGACCTGTCAAAAAGcaacaatgacaaaaaaagagGTCACTGAGCAAAGCTCTTCTTTAATAGTGTTTAATACACtctcaaattaaattaattgcactgacattttactttattaaaatttaaaCCTGTCCAGGCTTCACACTTTCAACACAAGCAACACATTTGCAGAATTTATGAAAGGGGTGCAATCACATGATGATTCCACTGCTTCTTTTAGCATTAAAATACGAATCAAACACAGAATTTATTAAATTACCTGTTTCCCCATTACCTTAATTGTAAACAACAGTAATCTGAAgcaaaaaacataatacaaaagtaaaatacgaaataaatcacatttttcacCAAATGTGTGACATATTAAACCCTTCTGTATAAAAGTTAATCTATATATCAACAGATATATCAACAGCATCTCATGGAAAGAACATTCTCTTACTTGACCCAGAAGTTGAAGACATCTACAAGATTCGTTGCTTCAGTGTCCAGAGGTTTCTGattgaagagaaagaaaaaaactaaaagattagattttttttttttaatccagcagAGCTGCACAAACAGATTTGAATACGCTCTCCCCAGTTGAGGGTCACTGGTGCTGATTGGggtaatttaccattccaagagGCTTGTGTTATACTAACGTGGTACACGTGCGGGGAAGCAGTGTACTGCTGCACACAAAACTATCGAACTTCTGGTGTTGGGGCTGTATGCTAGTAAACCTTGACTGGTTTACTTCTTGcgttaaaaaaaaccacaaacaacatTTGGTACTATGTTAAGGTGGAATCTAAAATTAAGCCAATatagtgtacacacacacaacaaagaaaCGTGCAACACTTTTCAGAGAATGAGTGTAAATTGCACAGGTATTCCCGAATTGTAAAGCATGCCTGTCCGGCTGATTCTCCGATCACATTATTACCTGCCCATCTATTTTATATACTACTAATGCATTTAAGACTTGATGTTCAGTGTTTTTCACACGTGTCTGGTCTTGAAAGAACACTGACTATCGCCCCGTTTTGCCGGCTTATCTCGTCCCTACCACCGTAAATCTTTCAAACTCACTCCCCCCGTCTCCGAAGTAGAAGGTACAAACTCACCACTTTAGCCTTCTTACTAAACTCCTGTGCGGCCTTGGTGAACTTGTTTTCCAGCAGAAAAGAGTACACGTGTTGAAAAAGCTCGCTCGGCACAACGGTCCTGTCCGCCATCTTCGACTCGACTTGTGGAAAGAAGGAAGAATTACAAGGATGGCGGCGCAAAGGAAATCCTTCGCTGGAAGGGGCGCGGAAATTAGTGACGTAACAACCACGACTCCCCCACCTGTTCTGGTGAGCGCACAAGCACACTTTATTATAGCCTTCtaatgtgaaaaacaaagctgATAACATACGGATTcgtttttaaatattgcatgtgTATGTTGTTATGTCTTATAATGGTCGCCCCCGCCCCCCGCAAATGCTAAACATTACAGATGAGCCAAGAGACGACAGCGACCAAACACCAGCTATTAACTAGTTTAGTAAGCAATTTACTATGTGTCTCAATACAAAACAGCCTGAGCCTGGGGCGTTTTCAAATGGTATACTTTAGtcgtttttattattgtttttaataaaataaattaaattaacgAACAGAGGAAACGCCTTGAAAACACCGTCCTTTGCCTGAagctgtgtgtgtagtgtgtttctGCCTCCAGCGCGGTAGATGGCAGTGTACAGAAGCAAGGCTTCGTTTGTCCTTTCCCTTGAGGGTTTCCTCCCTCCTGTTCTTGTTCAGTCACACTACAGTCACCTGACGAGCAGTATGTGGGCGCGCTCACTGAGACGTTTCTGCGCAGATTCAGTGCAGCagctgaccaatttagccaatgggtgcgttcacagAGGTCATTCTTAGAAGAtaattggctaaattggtcagaatGTTGTCTGTGAACACACCCACTGTATTAAAGATCAGCTGACTCGCCGAACCCGTAACCCGCATTGCAGCATCAGCACGCAGAGCACAAGCAGCAGGCAGCGATAAGATTATCTTCCAGAAACACGCAAAGATGATACTTCTCCTCCCCCTTCTGTTAATCTCCACAGGTACACTAATACAGACTTTAATATATTAGCGCTAAGTaggttttgattaaatatttaaacgTTATTCAACAGACAGCCAAGCTGGAAGCAGATCAGTGTAGCAAACAAGACGAACTgatgtgtgtttatttagtttcgttttgttttttttaaatgtttttgtatttactacgtttgttttgttgttgtgtttttggaGAAATTACTgcgttttctatttttattttatttttgtttgtttatacttTTGATCTGCGACATAAGATGTGCCAGGTAAGGGTATTTCTGCGGGCGTAAACAACACTCGGGAGAGCATTCTTTAATTATCGGGTgaaacaaagcttttaaaaaaaagaacaattaggAAAGTATGGcttcttttgtaattttaaaaatatattaatgatgGCCTGACTCGGGTTCTGTAATTTATCTGACCTACAAAAGTCGAAGTCGTCTAGGTGCGGTAATTTGTCAGTACTGTGCCCTACTGTTGTAGTTAATTGTTAATGCAAGTTAATCAATCGTGTTACCCaaacattttattgcattatagtctaatcagataaaaaaaaaaaaccaaacaaacaaaactcgtTTTAGTATTGTTACATATTGTACATTATGTTGAACGTGGTATACCAAGTACTTGGAAGAATCGCGCTTCTGAGACTGGTATTCAGTATCTGCTTGCATCATATTTGGGAACAGTTGTCTATTTCATGCCCAAAATACGAATAACTTTTTAATGACCTGCCGTAATCCTGAAGTTTAGTTCTGTGGATTTTTGATTTTGGGTTGTGCTGCTGGTGTTTGGTAAAATTAACTTACTGAACTAAAACTCGGTAAGAGAACTGATTTTAATTGTATGTTATGGTGTTTCTGCTTGGAGTGTTTCCAGGAAGCACTCCACTGTATATGAGTTGTGCCATTTACTGGAAATGAGCAATCTCACCTGCGCTAAAGTTTAAAGCTTAATCAAGCCTTCAATTGTATTAGCATAACATTATTTTCTCCCATACCCCTCGTGTGTCTTTCCCTTGTGACGGGTGATGTTTAATGCCTCATCCATTGCCTAGTTTAAATGGATGACCACCTGACTAGATGTCTTGTGTGTCAGATGGAAAGCACAGTACGCTTCCCCCATCTGGTTTcggttcagtttgttttgttccacTTCAGTGCGCTGGTTTAACTATTTTAGTTGTGTGATTTTGCTATCTTCAGAATTACTCTAGTCTGTCTGTCCAACTGGGCATGTTTGGTGTGTACTGGCCAGTCAAAGATTGTCTACTATGTAAATGGTTTCGGTTTTATTAGATAGTAAACCGCCAATCTTTATTTGGTGTGGAGAATGGgggtattatatatttaaataatggaactatactgtatgtatgtacgtTTTTCCATTTGGATGTTTTTATCCTCTTTGCTTCAAAACGACAGGTTTCCTATTAAAGGATCTGGGATGAGGCAAACTGTTCCATGGAGTGTGACAGCCTTTGTCGGTGGGcttatttcattttcttattctTTTGACAGACAAGTGAGATTTGTCTTTCATGTCTTCATTGTGTGCTACTTGCTTCCTCTTAGTCTTCAGTACAGTATGTCCCTGTTTAGAAGCTTGTTGAGCAGATTTGATAAAGCCGATCCTCCCTTTCGGGTTGAGGTCAGCCTACCTTCTTCACACAAGAGCTGACGAGGGATATTGCATGCTGTGAGCAATAGGCCTGGGAGTTAAACCTGGCTGTTTGTTTGCTAGTCAAGTGTTTATCTTCTAATGTATTTCCATTACATTTTCTAGCAAGCATATTGTGCAATATAGCTATTATATTCCGTAGATTGTAACGTTTGTTTCAAAAGTGGATGATTTTAAAAGCTCCTGTGCCATTAAAAGCAGTTTTagggaa
Protein-coding sequences here:
- the LOC121321763 gene encoding nucleolar and coiled-body phosphoprotein 1-like isoform X4; this translates as MADRTVVPSELFQHVYSFLLENKFTKAAQEFSKKAKVKPLDTEATNLVDVFNFWVKSPEAKKRKTVTNGPAAKKAKQEDSSSSEDSSSEEDEPAKKKPAVSKPATPVAAKPAAKSPATKKAASSSDDSSDDSEDEKKQPVKKSTPATAATSKTPPVMARKKDSSSSSEDSDSEEDGKPVSKAAISKPAQKAATPTAVNGKAKEDSSSDDSSDSEDETPAKKTITPAKTLASVKTPVKPAAAKSTPVKGGAAESSSEDSSDEEESAPSKKPKPGPYSAVPPPTQQKPSTKKPASKKETATKKSAAKTTPVKPAAATPKAAASKKKESSSDSSDSSSEDEKAAPKKATPAKATPAKPAAAKKESSSDSSDSSEDEAPAKPATKPASKPATPAAKPKSPAPAKKAASSSDSDSSSSDSEEEAKKKPAKPAAAKTPGSKPATPATGKKTVAVESSSESDSSSDEEEKKPAAKPAAKPVAKPVAKSPKAAKGKPPAAVAKESSSSSSSDSEEEAPKQKPAAAAKTTPVKPTATKKQESSSSESDSSESESEKKKKKQQLSGKPATPKTPAAVKSATPKQTPASAKKPAAESSSSESSSDSEDEKALQKKGKAAAPAVTPTAAKKSPAASAKKSPATSAKKKQESSSSEDSSSEEEKAKAKPVATSTTNGTAEKRKKDADSSSESEEENKAQTPKNKKLDAQLPHSFPKTKHKTANAPFRRIKEEEIEVDPRFANNNFNAKLGAQGDWGEKANDVLKFTKGKSFRHEKTKKKRGSYRGGAISTSVNSIKFDSD
- the LOC121321763 gene encoding nucleolar and coiled-body phosphoprotein 1-like isoform X3 translates to MADRTVVPSELFQHVYSFLLENKFTKAAQEFSKKAKVKPLDTEATNLVDVFNFWVKSPEAKKRKTVTNGPAAKKAKQEDSSSSEDSSSEEDEPAKKKPAVSKPATPVAAKPAAKSPATKKAASSSDDSSDDSEDEKKQPVKKSTPATAATSKTPPVMARKKDSSSSSEDSDSEEDGKPVSKAAISKPAQKAATPTAVNGKAKEDSSSDDSSDSEDETPAKKTITPAKTLASVKTPVKPAAAKSTPVKGGAAESSSEDSSDEEESAPSKKPKPGPYSAVPPPTQQKPSTKKPASKKETATKKSAGELHSFTKTTPVKPAAATPKAAASKKKESSSDSSDSSSEDEKAAPKKATPAKATPAKPAAAKKESSSDSSDSSEDEAPAKPATKPASKPATPAAKPKSPAPAKKAASSSDSDSSSSDSEEEAKKKPAKPAAAKTPGSKPATPATGKKTVAVESSSESDSSSDEEEKKPAAKPAAKPVAKPVAKSPKAAKGKPPAAVAKESSSSSSSDSEEEAPKQKPAAAAKTTPVKPTATKKQESSSSESDSSESESEKKKKKQQLSGKPATPKTPAAVKSATPKQTPASAKKPAAESSSSESSSDSEDEKALQKKGKAAAPAVTPTAAKKSPAASAKKSPATSAKKKQESSSSEDSSSEEEKAKAKPVATSTTNEKRKKDADSSSESEEENKAQTPKNKKLDAQLPHSFPKTKHKTANAPFRRIKEEEIEVDPRFANNNFNAKLGAQGDWGEKANDVLKFTKGKSFRHEKTKKKRGSYRGGAISTSVNSIKFDSD
- the LOC121321763 gene encoding nucleolar and coiled-body phosphoprotein 1-like isoform X2; protein product: MADRTVVPSELFQHVYSFLLENKFTKAAQEFSKKAKVKPLDTEATNLVDVFNFWVKSPEAKKRKTVTNGPAAKKAKQEDSSSSEDSSSEEDEPAKKKPAVSKPATPVAAKPAAKSPATKKAASSSDDSSDDSEDEKKQPVKKSTPATAATSKTPPVMARKKDSSSSSEDSDSEEDGKPVSKAAISKPAQKAATPTAVNGKAKEDSSSDDSSDSEDETPAKKTITPAKTLASVKTPVKPAAAKSTPVKGGAAESSSEDSSDEEESAPSKKPKPGPYSAVPPPTQQKPSTKKPASKKETATKKSAGELHSFTKTTPVKPAAATPKAAASKKKESSSDSSDSSSEDEKAAPKKATPAKATPAKPAAAKKESSSDSSDSSEDEAPAKPATKPASKPATPAAKPKSPAPAKKAASSSDSDSSSSDSEEEAKKKPAKPAAAKTPGSKPATPATGKKTVAVESSSESDSSSDEEEKKPAAKPAAKPVAKPVAKSPKAAKGKPPAAVAKESSSSSSSDSEEEAPKQKPAAAAKTTPVKPTATKKQESSSSESDSSESESEKKKKKQQLSGKPATPKTPAAVKSATPKQTPASAKKPAAESSSSESSSDSEDEKALQKKGKAAAPAVTPTAAKKSPAASAKKSPATSAKKKQESSSSEDSSSEEEKAKAKPVATSTTNAEKRKKDADSSSESEEENKAQTPKNKKLDAQLPHSFPKTKHKTANAPFRRIKEEEIEVDPRFANNNFNAKLGAQGDWGEKANDVLKFTKGKSFRHEKTKKKRGSYRGGAISTSVNSIKFDSD
- the LOC121321763 gene encoding nucleolar and coiled-body phosphoprotein 1-like isoform X1, which encodes MADRTVVPSELFQHVYSFLLENKFTKAAQEFSKKAKVKPLDTEATNLVDVFNFWVKSPEAKKRKTVTNGPAAKKAKQEDSSSSEDSSSEEDEPAKKKPAVSKPATPVAAKPAAKSPATKKAASSSDDSSDDSEDEKKQPVKKSTPATAATSKTPPVMARKKDSSSSSEDSDSEEDGKPVSKAAISKPAQKAATPTAVNGKAKEDSSSDDSSDSEDETPAKKTITPAKTLASVKTPVKPAAAKSTPVKGGAAESSSEDSSDEEESAPSKKPKPGPYSAVPPPTQQKPSTKKPASKKETATKKSAGELHSFTKTTPVKPAAATPKAAASKKKESSSDSSDSSSEDEKAAPKKATPAKATPAKPAAAKKESSSDSSDSSEDEAPAKPATKPASKPATPAAKPKSPAPAKKAASSSDSDSSSSDSEEEAKKKPAKPAAAKTPGSKPATPATGKKTVAVESSSESDSSSDEEEKKPAAKPAAKPVAKPVAKSPKAAKGKPPAAVAKESSSSSSSDSEEEAPKQKPAAAAKTTPVKPTATKKQESSSSESDSSESESEKKKKKQQLSGKPATPKTPAAVKSATPKQTPASAKKPAAESSSSESSSDSEDEKALQKKGKAAAPAVTPTAAKKSPAASAKKSPATSAKKKQESSSSEDSSSEEEKAKAKPVATSTTNGTAEKRKKDADSSSESEEENKAQTPKNKKLDAQLPHSFPKTKHKTANAPFRRIKEEEIEVDPRFANNNFNAKLGAQGDWGEKANDVLKFTKGKSFRHEKTKKKRGSYRGGAISTSVNSIKFDSD
- the LOC121321763 gene encoding nucleolar protein dao-5-like isoform X5; the protein is MADRTVVPSELFQHVYSFLLENKFTKAAQEFSKKAKVKPLDTEATNLVDVFNFWVKSPEAKKRKTVTNGPAAKKAKQEDSSSSEDSSSEEDEPAKKKPAVSKPATPVAAKPAAKSPATKKAASSSDDSSDDSEDEKKQPVKKSTPATAATSKTPPVMARKKDSSSSSEDSDSEEDGKPVSKAAISKPAQKAATPTAVNGKAKEDSSSDDSSDSEDETPAKKTITPAKTLASVKTPVKPAAAKSTPVKGGAAESSSEDSSDEEESAPSKKPKPGPYSAVPPPTQQKPSTKKPASKKETATKKSAGELHSFTKTTPVKPAAATPKAAASKKKESSSDSSDSSSEDEKAAPKKATPAKATPAKPAAAKKESSSDSSDSSEDEAPAKPATKPASKPATPAAKPKSPAPAKKAASSSDSDSSSSDSEEEAKKKPAKPAAAKTPGSKPATPATGKKTVAVESSSESDSSSDEEEKKPAAKPAAKPVAKPVAKSPKAAKGKPPAAVAKESSSSSSSDSEEEAPKQKPAAAAKTTPVKPTATKKQESSSSESDSSESESEKKKKKQQLSGKPATPKTPAAVKSATPKQTPASAKKPAAESSSSESSSDSEDEKALQKKGKAAAPAVTPTAAKKSPAASAKKSPATSAKKKQESSSSEDSSSEEEKAKAKPVATSTTNGTAEKRKKDADSSSESEEENKAQTPKNKKLDAQLPHSFPKTKHKNKRRGD